TTGAATATTGATGACAATGTGTTTCTGTGTTTTTAGCCTGCTACTACAGCTATGTACAGTACTATGATCTGAAGTCGACCAACGTTACAGGAACATGGGGCTACTCTGAAGCATTTGCCTTGAACTTCAGCTACTACCTTAAACTCAAAGAAACCTGGCTTGCCTTTGGTACATAAAGAAATATCATTTGTTTATTCTGAAAATTCTAGATGGCTTGAAAAAAGTTCtatggaaataaataaatttttcctTCTTTTTGGATTATAACAGGCTGTGGAACTGCAACATTTTTAGCCATATTTGTCCTACTGCTGATTTTCCTTCTGGACAGAATCTGTATCGCTATCGAGTTGATCAAGGAATCCAGCAGGTTAGTTGTTAAGTTTGGTTTAATAGTTATGCATTGTCCTGTGTTTCTGTATCCTTTTGACTCCTAATTATATGCGAGGAATTATTATCTAAGTAAAATCGCGGGAAGCACTGcttacagattttgaaaatcttgcttttattttttcacagtTGTGAACTAccgtacataaaatttaaacaaaagttcAGTGCTTGCTTATTTATTTTCGCAATTTGAAATGAAACAGCGGAATCCTTGAATTAGGAACTTGTGTAAAAAAGGAATCAACAGTACTCTGCACCTAGATAAAACAGGTTGCACTATGATTGCTCCTATCGTTGTTGCaaagtacatttgtaaatgtttaatGTTGGAAAATACAGACAAAGAAAGACAATTAGAATCATAAAATCATGACAGGTTTTCAATAAGAAATAGGGAGTTCTCTTTCCCATTTTATGATCGACATTCAaataattgtttgtttattttgtagaGCCATCGGGAACATGATTTTCACCTTATTCTGGCCCATCATCCCGTTTTTCATTCAGCTTGCCATTGTCGGATACTTTGGCTTTAGCTCAGTGTATCCTTATACATAGTCTTATTAGTTTCAATGTACAGTATAGCTTAAACTATATTCACATTGATTTTGTGTTTTTACCTGCTATGCAAACAGTTTGTCTGGTAAATTCTCGTCCGATCATTAATGTTTAGCTTTAATAAACAATCGAAAGTTTCTCTTAACTCCACCAAAGATATATAGCATCCATTGGTGACCAGAAGTATTACACAAATGGTACCAACACAACTGATGATGGTATCAACTACTATCTCTCAAGGATCCCTTGTACCCCGGATGTAagtcattctctctctctctttctctctctcttacctttcccagtctctctctctctctctctctctctctctctctctctctctctctctctctctctctcatgagtACATTGTCCTTGTAATTTGTTTCAGGATTCAACCCAGGGCTCGTACTGTGATTTTGTGAAATACGGAGGAACAGAGTAAGAACAAATCTCTCACCTTATTACAAAGCCTTTATATCTGTATCCCTGGtactttgaaataattataatagtAGATGCATTTATGAACACCTAACATCACCTGATGAGAAATTAAATTGTTCCAGAATCTGTGCATTGATTGTACCAGACAAACCACAATGTGCTCTCTTCCTTGTAGGTATATTGTAGTGATGCAGGTCTTCATGCTGTTTATGTTTTTCTGGACCATGAATTTTGTGGTTGCTATGGGACAGATGGTGTTGGCAGGGGCATTTGCTTCCTATTACTGGGCATTTGAGAAGCCAAAGGACATCCCAGCATTCCCTCTCTCAGCCTCACTGTACAGAACATTTAGGTCAGGGTCATACTTATGATATTTTGTTGTACCTTTTACATTGTTTAGCTGCTTGTGAAGAAGCAAATTGCTATCCAATGCTATCCAAGACCAAATAAATCAAGGAATCAAATAGTGACTTCTTATTTTGAtgaactttattttttcagataCCACTTTGGATCGTTGGCGTTTGGATCTTTGATCATAGCCATCATCCAGATGATAAGAGTTGCTCTGGAATATCTGGACCATAAACTGAAAGGCTCCGAAAACAGATTAGCCAAGTTCTTTCTCAAGTATGACATTCTTGGATTTACTCTGATATAAGTGTTTGCAGGAGTTATTCTCCTTTGGTCCTCTTTTGTACTGGCTTAAATGTACCAGTGTATGCATCTTCTGActgttatttttctatttgttCCAGATGCCTGAAATGTTGTTTCTGGTGTTTAGAGAAGTTCATGAAATTTTTGAACAGAAATGCATACATTCTGGTAAGTATTGTAACAGGGAAGAATAAACACTATTGAATGATTACTAGCTCACATATATGTTTGCATTGATATGGAACcatcaaacaaaaatattgacacaaatttgtttcttttctaATTTAGATTGCAGTGTATGGTAAAAACTTTTGTACATCAGCCAAAGACGCTTTCTTCCTTATATTACGGAATATTGTCAGGTAATCTACAGTGTATATATACTTGTGCTGAATTTAGATATACATTGACACCAGTATGATTGTTATACGTTCATTACTTTATTGATGGGTTTCTTCATTTCAGAGTGGTGGTACTGGACAAAATCACAGACTATGTCCTGTTTCTCAGTAAACTTCTGGTTACAGCATCTGTTGGTAAGTTCATGCAGCAATGTGACCTTTCGCCAAAATGTATCAACAATGTGTTTCTATATTGAGTAATATTCcaacttaaaaataatttcagttAGTTGGAGGGAAAGCATTTTAAGATAACAAAGATCAAGATCAATGGCAAAATTCTACGTGTCCTTACTATTTTCTGACATTTTCTTCAGGTGTTGCTGCATACTTTTGGTTCCAAGGAAAGGTCACCTATTTTTCGAACTATGTGCCCACCAATCTAAACTACTACATCACCCCTGTTATTGTAAGTATTCTGTCTTCCATTCCTTGACAATTTTGTTAtcccattttattgtttattcagTCTTTAAGAAATTGTCTTATCATCATTACTTATCATTTTACATTCAAGATTCTTTACAATCATCATtgtcgtcatcatcatcatcatcatcatcatcatcatcatcatcatcatcatcatcaatcaTGTTGTCATCTTACAATTGATCTATTTGATACTTGAATATTGACTGATTTACTTTCCAGCTGGTCATCATTGGAACCTTCCTTATCTGCACCTGTTTCTTCAGCGTCTATGCAATGGCTGTGGACACTCTTTTCCTCTGTTTCTGTAAGTAAATTGAGGTAGATGATTGAATGTACCTCATAGATGATTGAATGTACCCCATTTCTGTTAGTAAATTTAGGTAAAAATTGACTGTACCTCATTGTAAAGATTGATACAAGATGGTCTGTCTTAGAAGTcctaatgaaagaaaaatatgagtGGATCAgacaaataaaacaagaaaaataagtaaGGAAGGTCTTTCGGCAATGTCTTGGTCATATAAGCATATAAACTCCTTGTGTATACAAACATACTTACTCCTTCAGTATGTACAAAGATTAGGGAGACTCAATTTTAGTTGTGTAATAAGTTgttaaatctgatttttttatgtaGGGTTTTAAATTGAGGTTCAGATGCTTTTAAAAACCTTGCATACACTTCCAACTATGAAAGCCACTGATAGCCTATTGTTCATGTTTTTATCCCTGTTTATTTACAGTGGAGGATCTTGAGATGAATGACGGATCAGCAGAGAAACCCTACTTCATGAGTAAAGGTCTGATGAGCATTCTGGGAAAGAAAAATCTCAAGCCCGGTGAGAAAAAGAAATGCTGCGGCTGCTGTTAAAACTAAAACTTATCTGCAAAAACTTCAATAATGCAAATGTATTTGATATGCAACCTTGACTTATTTAGTAACAGGAAGTACAGATGTACTTAAGTGTGAGGGGTCCAGGGGATGTCTCTCTTGTTATTGTTGGTTATTTGAGATTATAAAATATACGAGAATGTTACTGAATGTATGAGTTTTCTGTTTGTAATTGGAGTATATGTCAGGATTTATTAATGACAATCGATCTTAAGCAAATTAAATCATCAAATTTTTTTGGTAATAATATATCATTGTTACtatgaacaattttattgtaattcctcttaaatataatcaaaaaataaatcagggAGTTTTAACATTGTTGAAGCTGAAATTGATCATCCTCACAGTGTCcaaattttcatatcaaagTGTGTGTAAAAACTGAAttgaaaactaaacaaaatttatatgaatgtgtatctacatttattttcttgattttcatatcatcatttgattaatttcttagagATACTCAAAAAGTTTGTCTATAAATCCATGCTCATTTGCAATCtcaaacattgattttatttattttgttttttgtatgatTTTCTTACTATTTATACAACTCCTTGTTTTATGATATTAGACATAGGGAACTTTGTGAAAGAAACTATAAGTGTACAGTTTAAAAAAGTGAATGAAATCCAGTTGTTAGTATTATTCCTGTATTACAATGGTTACATCCTTTAAAGTTTTGTTAATAATGTGGagaagaaattgaaaatgttaGAATAAGAAAATTGTGACAAGATCTAGTCATTTAGTTCTAGCTTGTAAAAGTAATTATCTTATGATGGTAATATCAGCTCTTTAAAAGCACTGGTGATATAAAGATTGCATACTGAGCTCGTAAGTTTGAggaacaattttaaaacaaagcaaCATCTGATTTTTGTCAAGTGCCTTATCCATGTCAAATATGTTTTAACATGTGCTTAAAATCATTGGATTTTTAAGCTGCAATCTGAAAATTTATATGGAAGCAAATGTAAATGGAAGTCTGTCtatatcattttattatatgatttttattaggATTTCTAGAAATTATTAGATGTCtggtgtatatacatgtgtaatgaTCTTCTATttttgtataactttttatagatGTTTTTATTGTAACCTCTTGGCTGGTCCAGGATTACCCCTCCCCCTTTCCCAATCATCAATGTACCCTTTATTTTAATtagttatcattttcattttgttaaaatcatatAGTCAGATTTATGTTCacctttatattattattaatgcTTTTTCAATCTTCAATAGGTATGGCATGCTTTCAATGTCATATCTTTGTCttgtaataaattttacataatatggCATAATATATGTGTCTGTATATTTGTAAGACAAAAGAAGTAAGATTAGACTATACTATAGAAATCAATGTTGATCGAGTGGATGTTTTGATTGGGGGTCTACATTATTAGGATTGGATCGTTATAGCAACTGATTGATAGTGATGTTAAAGGATTATCCACGCCTggtttgataaaatataaaaccttGGTGTGAATTGAAAATGTCTCTACCAGGAGttgtgaaaatatacataagatAATGatgcatatacaatgtactagCTTGCATCTCAGGGCTGCATTTACCAACCAATCTTACAACAAATTTGTAGAACGATCTTCTTAGTCTCATTGAACGATCCTCAAAGtgcaattttatttataaaaacaaaacccatgtacatgtattccaaaCTTTATCAGTAGCAACATGAATAAGtaaatggtatttttttttttatttgtgtgggtgatgaataattaacatatataaaattggtCGTAAGTTGtgaagttcttttgtaaaatgcagcccagCTATAAAATGGTGCACTTATTTTGAATGACGTTTTTGACAGTGGATtctagtatataattatgttctGATTTTGCTATAATTATCTGTGATAATCTGACCTAGCTGTCCAAAACTGATGCTTTACATACAAGTACAGCTGTACTGATAATTACATGCACACTGAAACAAGGTCCCTGTAATGTTTATTTACTGGTTAATTTttcatgcttatttttttttcaatgtaaagtTCATTATAAGAATCAACTTTGGTATGTGcatgtatgaataaaaaattatggCAATTTAATGTAATGATATTTTACCAGATAATTTTATAACCTTGCACATTACACTACAGTGTTGTCcttgtaatatacatgtaatatacattgtatgtgtTGATATTGACACAATGAAATTTTTGTACAGTGTCAAGGAAGGAGTTGTTATAACTTTACTCTActaatgtatcttttttaatttatgatcTGCCACCTATTATgttgatttattaaatataagtcatgcaaaatataaatcatGCAAAATGTCTCAATGTTCtttctttttgttaaatttggtCACTGGTTTTGTATGCAAGTTTTGAGGCCATTTTGAGccgtttaaaaatataaaaaaaatacacatgcatatggATATTCATCTTCACAACGTCAAGGTTTTGTGATTACGGAACTCCACGCAAACGTTTGTGTTGAGTTCCGTAATCACAAAACCTTGACGTTGTGAAGATGATGGATATGTCTTTTGACTAAAAGGGAATCTGTcgttttatgtaaatatatcgtaacctaatattatgattTTTCCATAAAgttacaatttctttttctcttaAAGTTGTAAGGTTCTGTGATCTTGTCCCCCAAGTTTTAAATTCTGCttatctcaaaaaaaaaaaaaagatattttttgttaatactTAAGCCGAGATGTGTGCGAAATATTCCAGACTTGTAAATCAAATTTCGAACACAAAGGAGCcaacaatatatacaatttattattttttgcaaagaaaatggTTGTCTTTATTTATGTTGCAAAACCAATTGGCATTCAACTGGAAATGAGACGTGTATGCATTTTGTTATGCACAGCAATCGCATTTACAAAGTATTTAAAAAGCACATTTTCTCTATGAACTGCATGATATCACGATACTGGCAATACCATGCCGGCCTCTCTAGTAAAGCGTAAGAAGtcataattatttaaagttattCTCCGTCACTAGTTATTAATTGAGATGAgtcagtctaattaaaattagctCCTATTTTTTGTTACAGTTTTTTTGTTGCATGGTTATGCCGTATTAAAATTAGCCATTACGTCTTACTGTTTGTTATTCCGTAGGCAtaacaaactaaaaaaaatgctCGGCTGATTTAATTAGAATTGAGATAAGTTAAATTTACTATCGAAAGAGACAcacatttataaagtttttcgTACAGATTTTCAAGAAAACCTCTAACAACTGACTGATCAAGAAATTATACTTGTACACAAATCTACTCCAACCTTCTTAATTCGTTGATTTAGTTATTACAGATATGCTACAGTACTTTTGTCATAAGGGGAAGATGGTAgaataaattatcaaatgaaCTTAGTATATAGATAAATGTTTGGAACCCAATGAATCAAATGTACTAAGTATATAGATAAATGTCAGGAACCCGTCGAAtgtattttaaaggaattttcgcgTATTATCTGGAATAAGAAAGAAAATcttcaatgtaaagtcgttTATCGACTTGTTTACTTATGCAGATGCACATATCGACAGATATATCTAGTCTGCCTACAGTGTAAATAAAacgttttaaaatgtaaacttaaTGCAAAATTCGCTatctgtatatacatatacatgccCGTGGGCCCCGTCGCTAGATACTGATAACATAcaaagtaaaaatataatacGCTTTCGGGATTCGTCATTTAATTTTAGGAGTTAATCTGGTGTAAAGAAAATCATCGTGAGTTTGCTACTGTAAATAAGTTTTGCCATGCATTTGTGCCAGGTTGATTTTCCAATGttaatgaaaatcaattaaCGATTATCTTCTTCATGAATTACGCGTcgtataaatatatgaatatatgatttaatttgaagtgcctttcaaattcaatttattttactcATACCATCAACATGACTGTAAATGAGGTACATATTGTAGAACTGAATTTCCAATTGTTGGCATAATGACAACATATCAGAGGTATAGCATAAATTATGGAAAATAAGCGAAAAATAAGTAAATGAGACCCAGGGAGACATAGAGCGTGATTCAGACATTTGAATTATAAACGTACAGATTTGCAACATTTAAATCTCATCGTATTTCATCAAAGgagttggttgttttttttaaaacatgttttcaaatgtatttactttagtttgcattgttTCCGTTGAGGATGTCCGAGATGTGTACATGCTCATCCTCTAGgctactgtatttttttttccttgttctttttttttttttttacaacaaaaatatcaaatcaaaagaTTCAGATGTTTTTCGTTGGGTACAtgcaagaaaatataaatacacaaaatatagTTTGATATTTAAAGCAACTAAGCGAAATAATAGGAGTCAAACGAAATAATTAGCATTCCAAAGAAAAAGTAGCTGTGTTTGGTATCCTGTTTCTAGTTCTACCCAACAGAAATCGGCAACCAATTAATGACAATTACCATCTACGTCATAAACGTTCCGCTTCATTGGACACAAAGAGACAACGGGAGTCGAGAGATTCTGAATGctgattaattaatatttaaaagactATTGAGTTGTTTGGCACGTCTATTTTGTCACACGTTCAAAACTATGTTGGATGGGTAAGGGTTGACTGCGATGGGCTCGGGAAAGTCAAAAGTAGAAGATCTTGACACCGCCAAAGAGAAAAAGACCGAAAAGGAGCAAGGAGGTGAGTAGTTTTTCAATATGTATACTTTTGGGTTCGAAAATCGGTAATGTTCGCGTCCAACATCGGATGGCAACAAGTTAAAAGGtcttaaaacacaataattgGGTTCCTTTAACATCAaggagtaaaataaaatatctgaaTAGCTTTGCATAATTTCCCATCCGAACAACAATCGATAGAGAAAATTGCGGAGAATCACACACGTGATCGATCTACAGGTGGCACTCAGGTGAGACGATCAAGTTATACGGATGCAGCGTTGGACATGTAGGTAGTCTTAGTTTTAGATTGTTGGATGGCCAACCGATAGGTAATGAATTAGCATCGATCTAAATGCGATAAAAACCCAATTACACGGATACGCCGGAATTTTAGATAGGACATGTGCTCCTGACATATCTGGTGTTTATCCTAACAAGTGATACGGATATTGTTTACACAGGTTGCCTTGGTAATTTTCATGCACATGAGGACCATTACCTGTAAATGATACGCCTGTGCCCGGCCTAAACAATGACAACTACCGGGTACACGGGGGTATCTGTGATGTAATGTCTCCGTAccatttgggttttttttctgtctaAGAATCTGAGTTTTTACGACCACGTTTAAATATTGAACAATGGACGGGCTGATTCGACACTTGAAGTAGATCATAAACATGACTTATCAGTGACACAGTGGAAAATAGGAAAATGAGTAACAAAGTGGGAGATATTGATGAGGAAAAACCTTATGGTGAGAATGATACATTTATTGAAACCCCTCTCTTTCCCTCCTCCcccagtctctctctctctctctctctctctctctctctctctctctctctctctctctctttctctctctctctctctctctctctctctctctctctctgagagaaAGTAGGTCAGTTTGCCTGTCTTCATCGTTCTGGTGCCAATACTGAGCAGGAGAAGATTGATTTCTTCAAAGTTTTAAAGTTACTAGGATCTTAAGCTCCAATTGTTCTACCATGTTTGTTAAAGTGCAGGATATTTGTCCAGAAAACAATGAACTAAAGTTAATGTAATGAGTCTAAAAATACAAATGATGCATTATTATACTAATAGAATAAACAACAGAAACTGTGAAGAGACAAAACATATCAGTGATCAATATCTTCAAACCACTACTTTAACTTCTTGATTGGAATATTCTCCCTTCACTAACTGACTTTTTGCCAGTGTTGCTTAATTATCCCCCTTTAGTAATAGAAAGgagtaaatattttgtttttttctagCAAAATTCCTGCATgtcatatatatttcaaagaatcactttcaaaatattatattttgctatATTATAAAACATTGAACTGACACATAAGtctgttaaataaatatatgtaagaaAATCACACATTAGGAGAAATATCCATGAATATGATTGCATGTGTTAAGTTAATACAGAGAATCATCAAACTCTTATTTGTTGCTTAAAAACCTATAATGGATTAGCATGCAtgtcaatttgttcaaatcaaaatctgttTTGTACAGTGTACAAAAGACAGATGAATggcatggttaatttgttgaaaagACGACTCCTCTATTTGTAAGTTTCAGGGTTAGTATTAAGGAAAGTCTAGAGGGAGAGGAGGTTTCACAAGGAACTCATTGTGAGAATTAAATGTATAAAGTTACAGGAATGacaattaatttacattgtatatgtatatacaatgtaaaatattacatgtaaattcaataTCTATGTCTTTCCTCTCCATCAGGACAGAACTACTGGGTTCTAATTTGTAATTGAATAGAAGATAcatcaaaaaaattaacaattaaaacatatttcaatacttggaagaaagattttaagaaaaaatcagAAACAAAATTTAACTTTGGGAACAGAAAATTCAAAGAAGTATAAGGTTTTTAGGATAATTTAAATGTGATGAAGACTTAATGTCTTACTTTATAAACTATCATAATTGTTCATTGTcattcatttcatatttaagaaaaatgaaatacaaataaaaaggaAACAGAGAACAAGGAAGCGATATTAAATTATCAGGGTAAAAACCCCAGCTTGATAAATGTAAAAGGTTACACACAAAGAACTTTTTATAAATGAACCATTGGTTTTGTTGTTAATTAAAGTCGATCTCTGAGATAATTTTTCATGCATGGTGGAAGTTAACTCGTTCagtataaaaattaatgttgacAATTGATGGCATTGATTTCCTAATGTCCCAATTAAGcacttttttcttttctgtgaTTACAGTCATGCATTCCCTCATTTTAGTAACCAGTGTAAACTATTTTGATCAAAGATGATAACTTCTATAGCAGTAACTATACTTCATGCAATAGGAGAATCAGCTGGCAACATCTGTTTAGTTTATAATTTCGAGGTGTGCATGAACATGAATActgtagttacatgtaaacaacTGTTTAactatttattcattttacctGGGAGTTCTGTTCATATACCAGGTAACATGAACAACTGCACATGTTGGCTTCagatgaaattttatataagtaGAATTTATAACTGCTAACTATGTACATTTCTGTGTCTGACCAATGTTACTTTTGTGAATCaatttgatttgcaatatgtattTTCTATACCCTGGACTTCTTCTGTTTCAAACTTGACCCAATGTCTTTGGATGAAAGCTAGGTGTGTAGTGACCTAAAAcactcttttagatcacatttctgtgtaaaattttTGATGGCTGCATAATTTCTATTCTCTTGATCCTCTGGCTCACATTTCACCCATGGAATGCTTGTGGGAACAGGGTGACTTTTAACCAAGTTTCAAGgtcagaggtcaaggtcaaagcagatttaaacataaaatccTTGTCCAAAGCACTAGCCCAACCCAGCTCATTATTCATCCAAGCAGTGAATATTGGTCTCAGAAGGTCAAAGTTGAAACagatctctctctttctctctctctctctgttagtCAGCCTTTGTgggaacatgtatttttttttatacctttaaTGGTACAGTTTACTTCAAGCAAAGAGTGGTAGTGTCAAAAGTATGTACACGTACAGCGACCTCGAAGTAAGTTTCTAAGTCAAAGGTTAAGGTAAAAAACAAACCTTAACAAGTTCCTTTCACTCAGATGTCCTAGAGGTGAGGGCCTTTTAAAATATGGTCAGTTTGGTCACCCTACCAATGAAA
The nucleotide sequence above comes from Magallana gigas chromosome 2, xbMagGiga1.1, whole genome shotgun sequence. Encoded proteins:
- the LOC105322174 gene encoding choline transporter-like protein 2 isoform X1; the encoded protein is MGRDTPDDEQETGKSDAKICTCNDGKKTSENMGEVRKYDPTFNGPIKNRSCTDVICCLLFLVFLLGMAACSIIGYARGNPYKLLYPTDSSGNICGYDTGYTGKPYLVYFDMLQCAKTGTAVIITGCPTPQICVDSCPTTYWHYLYQVALEAQLPSPTKTTADRATDMICKPGTDTSVGTIQNLVDTDACATYYVKSTPVVGRCIPSFFLEITDLAQNLYVTASGIDYNLTNSAGEGITGTAMNEASYWLAKFMSVTQVIEMIYKDVIASWWLILAFLGIAMVVCFIWIVLMRWLTGIIVWFSIFAVLGVISYACYYSYVQYYDLKSTNVTGTWGYSEAFALNFSYYLKLKETWLAFGCGTATFLAIFVLLLIFLLDRICIAIELIKESSRAIGNMIFTLFWPIIPFFIQLAIVGYFGFSSVYIASIGDQKYYTNGTNTTDDGINYYLSRIPCTPDDSTQGSYCDFVKYGGTEYIVVMQVFMLFMFFWTMNFVVAMGQMVLAGAFASYYWAFEKPKDIPAFPLSASLYRTFRYHFGSLAFGSLIIAIIQMIRVALEYLDHKLKGSENRLAKFFLKCLKCCFWCLEKFMKFLNRNAYILIAVYGKNFCTSAKDAFFLILRNIVRVVVLDKITDYVLFLSKLLVTASVGVAAYFWFQGKVTYFSNYVPTNLNYYITPVILVIIGTFLICTCFFSVYAMAVDTLFLCFLEDLEMNDGSAEKPYFMSKGLMSILGKKNLKPGEKKKCCGCC
- the LOC105322174 gene encoding choline transporter-like protein 2 isoform X2, whose protein sequence is MSKVSDEKTEEKASEEKKAEYKGEVRKYDPTFNGPIKNRSCTDVICCLLFLVFLLGMAACSIIGYARGNPYKLLYPTDSSGNICGYDTGYTGKPYLVYFDMLQCAKTGTAVIITGCPTPQICVDSCPTTYWHYLYQVALEAQLPSPTKTTADRATDMICKPGTDTSVGTIQNLVDTDACATYYVKSTPVVGRCIPSFFLEITDLAQNLYVTASGIDYNLTNSAGEGITGTAMNEASYWLAKFMSVTQVIEMIYKDVIASWWLILAFLGIAMVVCFIWIVLMRWLTGIIVWFSIFAVLGVISYACYYSYVQYYDLKSTNVTGTWGYSEAFALNFSYYLKLKETWLAFGCGTATFLAIFVLLLIFLLDRICIAIELIKESSRAIGNMIFTLFWPIIPFFIQLAIVGYFGFSSVYIASIGDQKYYTNGTNTTDDGINYYLSRIPCTPDDSTQGSYCDFVKYGGTEYIVVMQVFMLFMFFWTMNFVVAMGQMVLAGAFASYYWAFEKPKDIPAFPLSASLYRTFRYHFGSLAFGSLIIAIIQMIRVALEYLDHKLKGSENRLAKFFLKCLKCCFWCLEKFMKFLNRNAYILIAVYGKNFCTSAKDAFFLILRNIVRVVVLDKITDYVLFLSKLLVTASVGVAAYFWFQGKVTYFSNYVPTNLNYYITPVILVIIGTFLICTCFFSVYAMAVDTLFLCFLEDLEMNDGSAEKPYFMSKGLMSILGKKNLKPGEKKKCCGCC